A window from Zingiber officinale cultivar Zhangliang chromosome 7A, Zo_v1.1, whole genome shotgun sequence encodes these proteins:
- the LOC122000162 gene encoding transcription factor JUNGBRUNNEN 1-like, with product MEKSAKAEHEVVVTAESEVEEDDVMLPGFRFHPTDEELVGFYLRRKVEKKPLSIEIIKEMDVYKHEPWDLPKFMITAGEKEWYFFCRRGRKYRNSVRPNRVTGCGFWKATGVDRPIQSAAHHFIGLKKSLVYYRGHAGKGTKTDWMMHEFRLPDSAASSATASKNAATMQEAEVWTICRIFKLSATYKKQPGSYKTSITTRTKSPTESSSVTNCGDPDDYVCCTSSAGGSPANQLQLLHRHHHLNHPHPYKVQTTANLVGAGAWTYINNNNGGGHALFPANSSSAMVTMNEQISPSSNDFMRDSIWDELGRISEFLADDVGFPSNDSGYASYVLEIDNVI from the exons ATGGAGAAGTCAGCGAAAGCAGAGCACGAGGTGGTGGTGACGGCGGAGTCGGAGGTGGAGGAGGACGACGTGATGCTGCCGGGGTTCAGATTCCACCCCACCGACGAGGAGCTCGTTGGCTTCTACCTCCGCCGGAAGGTGGAGAAGAAGCCGCTCAGCATCGAGATCATCAAGGAGATGGACGTCTACAAGCACGAACCTTGGGATTTGCCGA AGTTCATGATCACGGCGGGGGAGAAGGAGTGGTACTTCTTCTGCCGGCGAGGGAGGAAGTACAGGAACAGCGTCCGACCGAACAGGGTCACCGGCTGTGGCTTCTGGAAAGCCACAGGCGTCGATCGCCCCATCCAGTCCGCCGCCCACCATTTCATCGGCCTCAAGAAGTCCCTCGTCTACTACCGCGGCCACGCCGGCAAGGGCACCAAGACCGACTGGATGATGCACGAGTTCCGCCTCCCCGACTCCGCCGCATCCTCCGCCACCGCCTCCAAGAACGCCGCCACCATGCAAGAAGCg GAAGTTTGGACGATCTGTAGAATCTTCAAGCTGAGCGCCACCTACAAGAAGCAGCCCGGCAGCTACAAGACCTCGATCACTACTCGGACGAAGTCGCCGACGGAGTCCAGCAGCGTTACCAACTGCGGCGACCCCGACGACTACGTCTGCTGCACCTCCTCTGCCGGCGGCTCACCGGCGAATCAGTTGCAACTCCTCCATCGTCATCATCACCTCAACCACCCTCATCCCTACAAAGTTCAAACTACCGCCAACCTCGTCGGCGCCGGCGCTTGGACCTATATCAACAATAACAACGGCGGCGGCCATGCTCTGTTCCCGGCGAACTCGTCGTCCGCCATGGTGACGATGAATGAACAGATCAGCCCGAGCTCGAACGATTTCATGAGAGACAGCATTTGGGACGAGCTCGGTCGGATCTCTGAGTTCTTGGCGGATGACGTTGGATTTCCTTCCAATGATTCTGGATACGCTTCCTACGTTCTTGAGATCGATAACGTGATCTAA